One Vespa crabro chromosome 4, iyVesCrab1.2, whole genome shotgun sequence DNA segment encodes these proteins:
- the LOC124423748 gene encoding GATA zinc finger domain-containing protein 15-like, which translates to NNNNNNNNNINNNNKNNNNSNNNNNNNNNNNNNNNNNNNNNNNNNNNNNNNNNNNNKYNNNNNNNNNNNNNNNNNNNNNNNNNNINNNNNINNNNKENNNNANNNNYNNNIKNNNNDINNYNYNNNNNKNNKNNNNNNNNNNNANINNYNNNENNNNNINYNNNNNNKNNNNNNNNNNKNNSNNNNNNNNTIKDNNNNNNNNKNNNTNNNNNNNNNNNNNNNNNNN; encoded by the exons aataataacaataataataataacaatattaataataacaataaaaataataataatagtaataataataataataataataataacaataacaataataacaataataacaataacaata ataataataataataataataataataataataataataacaataataaatataataataataataataacaataacaataataataataataataataataataataataataataataataataataatattaataataataataacatcaataataataataaggagaataacaataatgccaataacaataactacaataataatatcaaaaataataataacgatattaataattacaattacaataataacaataacaaaaataacaaaaacaataataataataacaataataacaataatgccaatatcaataattacaataataatgaaaataataataacaatattaattataataataataacaataataagaataataacaataataataataataataataaaaataatagtaacaataataataataacaataataccattaaggataataataataacaataataataataaaaataataacactaacaataataacaataataataataacaacaataataacaataataataataataac